The genomic segment GGTACAGGAAGTACCGCACGAGCCGTTCCACGAGCTGGTCGTTGGACGAGGTGGCCTGACTCAGTTCCGATTCCGTGCGCCCGAGCGTGCCGGACAGCCGCGCGACGTCGCCGGCCAGCCCGTCGGCCAGCTCGTCGACCTTGATCATCTGGCCGACGATCGACTCCGCGGCCTCACCGGTCTGCTCGATGACGTCCCCGATGTGCGCGGCGGCCACCTCGCACACCGCGGGCACGTCCTTGAGCGCGGCGCCGACGGCCTCCGGCCGTACGCGCGGCTCCTCGGAGAGGTCGGGCGCACCGGGCCGGCGGAGTAGGCGGGACATCGGAACCTCCTGCAAGGGCGCGCTCAGGCGCCGGGAACGACCTGCTTGATCACGCCGAGGAGCTGGTCGGGGCCGACCGGCTTGACCAGCCAGCCGGTCGCGCCGGCCGACTTCGCCTCGTTGCGCTTGCTCTGCTCGGACTCGGTGGTCAGCATCAGCATCGGGGTGAACCGCATGCCGGGAGCCTTGCGGGCCTCGCGGACGAAGGTGATCCCGTCCATCTGCGGCATGTTGACGTCACTGATGATCAGGTTGGGCTTGACGCCCTTGGCCAGCTTGTCCATGGCCTCCTTGCCGTGCCCCGCGGTCTCGACGGTGTAACCGGCCTTGGTCAGGATCGACTTGAGGCTCATGAGCATGGTGGCGGAGTCGTCGACAAGCATCACAGTGGTCATGGAGGTTCGCTTTCTGCAGAGGAAACCCCGCTGCTCCCCCTGAGCAGCGGCAACACCTGCGTGGCCAGGAAGGCGTCGGTCGGTGTTGAACTAATCCTCGGCTGGAAAAGCAGCAGAGCCTGGAGCGCGCCGGTGTGCATATGGTTGCAACGGCGCAGATTGACCTTGGGTTTGGGCGTGGTCCGCAGCCAGGCGACCAGCGACTCCACCTCGTCGACGGTGACGACGTCGATCAGGGACGCGGTGTGCTCATTGAGTTCGAGCGGCAAGGCTGAGCACCTCCTTCATGTTCAGCACCAGCAGCACCAGGCCGTCGCCCAGCAGCGCGGTGCCGGAGAACTCGCCGGCGTAGGCCAGCAGGCCCTCCATCGGTTTGAGGATCACGTCGACCTCGCGGTGGAACTGCTCGACCAGCAGCCCCACCCGCTGCCCGTGCAGGCTGACGATGAGTACGCGCTGGTCGGCGGCCGGTTCGGGCGTCCACGGCATGTCCAGCACCCGGGCCAGGTCGATCACCGGGACCACCTCGCCCCGCAGCACGACGACGTCCTGGTGCAGCACCCGGCCGATCTCGGCGGCCGGCACCCGTACGGTCTCGACGACCAGGTCGACCGGGATGCCGAAGCGCTGCCCGGCCACGCTGACCACCATCACCTGGGTCACGGCCATCGACAGCGGCAGCCGCAGGCGGGTCGAGGTGCCCCGGCCGGGCTGGGAGCGCATGGTGACCGTGCCGCCGAGCTTCTCCACGCTGGCCCGGACGGCGTCCATGCCGACCCCGCGCCCGGACAGGTCGGACACCTGGTCGGCGGTCGAGAAGCCGGGCCGGAAGATCAGGTCGACCGCGTCCGTCTCGGTGAGCGCCTCCAGCTCGTCCTCCGAGATCAACCCCTTCTCGTACGCCTTGCGTTTGACCTTGTCGGGGTCGATGCCGCGCCCGTCGTCGGCGATCTCGACGATCACGGCATCACCGTCGGCCACCGCCGTGAGCGTGATCCGGGCCGCCGGCGCCTTGCCCGCGGCCACCCGCTCCGCCGGGGTCTCGATCCCGTGGTCGAGGCTGTTGCGGACCAGATGCACCAGCGGGTCGCCGAGGGCCTCGATGACGTCCTTGTCGGCCATCGTGTCGTCGCCCTCGGTCACCAGCTCGACGGTCTTGTCGAGCCGGCGCGACAGGTCCCGGATCAGGCGCGGGAACCGGGAGAACGCCACCGACAGCGGCAGCATCCGCACGTCCATCACCGCCGCCTGCAGCTCCTCGGCGATCCGGTGCAGTCCGGAGTACTGATCCTTGATCCGGCGGCCCAGCACCCGGCTGCCGAACTCCTCCTCGGCCGCGTCGGCCAGGAAGGTCAGGCCGTTCTTGGCCACGTTGAGCTCGCCCACCAGCTCCATCAGGTGGTCGACCTTCTCCTGGTCGACCTTGAGGATGCGGGTGCCGACCTGACCACCGGGGTCGTCGGTGCGCGCGCGGTCGGCCGGGGCCCGCTCCACGGGCGGCGGCGGGGCGACCGGGGGCGGTTCCTCGGGCGTCACCGGTGTCTCGGCCAGCAGGGTGGTCACGCGAGCGGTCAGGGCCTCGACGTCCGCCTCGACGGTCTCGGCCGGGACGCCCAGCGCGGCCGCGGCGGCGGCCACCGAGTGGGCGACGGAGGACAGCCGGGCGCCGGACGGCGACTCGGCGGTCAGCGACCGCTGGGCCGCGGCCAGGATGGCGTAGGCGTCGCGGGCCAGTTCGAGGTTCTCCGTCTGCGACTGCACCACGGCCTGGGCCGCGGCCTCCACGGGTGGCGCGGGGGGTTCCTCGCCGCTGAGGTGGCGGCGGATCGCCGCCCCGTCCAGCTCGACCACCTCGACCTGGTCGGGCACGTAGCGGAACAGGTGGTTGAGCTCCCCGACCGCGGCCCGGGTGGCCAGCACGAAACCGATCAGGCACTGGTATTCGTCGTACGTCTCGGCCGGGGGCCACTCGAAGGGCTGGATCAGGCCCAGGCCGGCCAGCGCGGGCACCTGACTGACCAGGTGCAGCGGGTCCTCGGCGCGGAAGAAGCAGCCCTCGTCGGGCGTGTAGCGGGCGAACCGCATCGTCGCCGACGTGGTGACCAGCCAGGAGGCGGTGTTCTCGAGCCAGTCGGTGTCGAAGACGTCCAGCCACTCGGGCGCCTGGTCGGACACGGCCGCGGGGACGGCCGCGCCCGCCGTGTCACCGGGCGTGGGCTGCTCGCCGCCGAGCGGGCCACGCAGCTTGGTGATCAGGCTCTGCGCGGCCGGGCCGGCGGTCGCGGGCAGTTGCTCGTGCGTCGTGACGTGGGCCAGCCAGCCGCGGATCAGGTCGAACGCGGCCAGCAGGTCGTCGGTCATGCCGGAGTCGAGGGCGAGCCGGCCCGAACGTACGGCGTCCAGCAGGTCCTCGGCGGCGTGGGTGAGCCGGGTCAGTTCGGGGAAGTCGAACAACCCGGACGAGCCCTTGAACGTGTGGGCCGCCCGGAACACCTCGTTGACCAGTTCGGGATCGCCGGGGTCCCGTTCCAGCTGCAGCAGGCCCTCGTCGACCGAGGTCAGCAGGTCCGCCGCCTCGGCCAGGAACTGGGCCAGCAACGGGTTCATGCCGCGACACCCGAGGTGAGCATCCGGGCGACCCGGGCCAGCCGCTCGGCGTTGACCGGTTTGACCAGGTAGAGGTTGGCCCCCGCGGCGTAGGCCCGGTCGGCGTCGCCCGGCCGGTCCTCCGTGCTGATCATCAGGATCGGCGCGGGGGTGCCCACGGTGTCCGAGCGCAGCGTCTCGACGCAGGTGTAGCCGTTCATCTTGGGCA from the Paractinoplanes abujensis genome contains:
- a CDS encoding response regulator; translation: MSDNRPKVLVVDDAATVRMYHTKLLDDAGFEVAEAANGLEAVEAAMSTAFDLFVVDVNMPKMNGYTCVETLRSDTVGTPAPILMISTEDRPGDADRAYAAGANLYLVKPVNAERLARVARMLTSGVAA
- a CDS encoding response regulator, encoding MTTVMLVDDSATMLMSLKSILTKAGYTVETAGHGKEAMDKLAKGVKPNLIISDVNMPQMDGITFVREARKAPGMRFTPMLMLTTESEQSKRNEAKSAGATGWLVKPVGPDQLLGVIKQVVPGA
- a CDS encoding chemotaxis protein CheA — protein: MNPLLAQFLAEAADLLTSVDEGLLQLERDPGDPELVNEVFRAAHTFKGSSGLFDFPELTRLTHAAEDLLDAVRSGRLALDSGMTDDLLAAFDLIRGWLAHVTTHEQLPATAGPAAQSLITKLRGPLGGEQPTPGDTAGAAVPAAVSDQAPEWLDVFDTDWLENTASWLVTTSATMRFARYTPDEGCFFRAEDPLHLVSQVPALAGLGLIQPFEWPPAETYDEYQCLIGFVLATRAAVGELNHLFRYVPDQVEVVELDGAAIRRHLSGEEPPAPPVEAAAQAVVQSQTENLELARDAYAILAAAQRSLTAESPSGARLSSVAHSVAAAAAALGVPAETVEADVEALTARVTTLLAETPVTPEEPPPVAPPPPVERAPADRARTDDPGGQVGTRILKVDQEKVDHLMELVGELNVAKNGLTFLADAAEEEFGSRVLGRRIKDQYSGLHRIAEELQAAVMDVRMLPLSVAFSRFPRLIRDLSRRLDKTVELVTEGDDTMADKDVIEALGDPLVHLVRNSLDHGIETPAERVAAGKAPAARITLTAVADGDAVIVEIADDGRGIDPDKVKRKAYEKGLISEDELEALTETDAVDLIFRPGFSTADQVSDLSGRGVGMDAVRASVEKLGGTVTMRSQPGRGTSTRLRLPLSMAVTQVMVVSVAGQRFGIPVDLVVETVRVPAAEIGRVLHQDVVVLRGEVVPVIDLARVLDMPWTPEPAADQRVLIVSLHGQRVGLLVEQFHREVDVILKPMEGLLAYAGEFSGTALLGDGLVLLVLNMKEVLSLAARTQ